The Candidatus Krumholzibacteriia bacterium genome contains a region encoding:
- a CDS encoding carboxymuconolactone decarboxylase family protein, whose translation MSRFDVPTREQVPAESQQIFDQIEQKFGTLPNLYAVLGLSPVALQGLLQFQPALEESSLEPREVQALHLATSQENGCDYCLAAHTMLGTMAGLDQATTVAIRRGEVEDPRLRAASDLARDLVRNRGKVSDDVADAFFDAGFDKRQFVDAVALVGAKTISNYMHNAVDFPVDFPEAPALETATR comes from the coding sequence ATGAGCCGATTCGACGTCCCGACCCGCGAGCAGGTTCCCGCCGAGAGCCAGCAGATCTTCGACCAGATCGAGCAGAAGTTCGGCACCCTTCCGAATCTCTACGCCGTGCTCGGGCTGTCCCCCGTGGCCCTCCAGGGCCTGCTCCAGTTCCAGCCGGCGCTGGAGGAATCGAGCCTGGAGCCGCGCGAGGTGCAGGCGCTGCACCTGGCCACCTCGCAGGAGAACGGCTGCGACTACTGCCTGGCCGCCCACACCATGCTCGGCACGATGGCCGGTCTCGACCAGGCCACCACCGTGGCGATCCGCCGCGGCGAGGTCGAGGACCCGCGTCTGCGTGCCGCGTCGGATCTCGCACGCGATCTCGTGCGCAACCGGGGCAAGGTGAGCGACGACGTCGCCGACGCCTTCTTCGACGCCGGATTCGACAAGCGCCAGTTCGTCGACGCGGTGGCCCTGGTCGGTGCGAAGACGATCAGCAACTACATGCACAACGCCGTGGACTTCCCGGTGGACTTCCCCGAAGCGCCGGCTCTCGAGACGGCGACGCGGTGA
- a CDS encoding MarR family transcriptional regulator encodes MTAVEGDTRQDLRRNLLRAAAWLRSELRDFLEPFGLTPPQYEILRILQSSAPEPLSTLQIRERAVDPASDASRLVDRLVNKGLVEKAPCCGDRRLVDVTITPAGATLLERIGAERERLDAPLRSLDDSETERLARLLRSLLDRAGVQVPETSG; translated from the coding sequence GTGACAGCCGTGGAGGGCGACACGAGGCAGGACCTGCGCCGGAACCTCCTGCGTGCGGCGGCATGGCTGCGGAGCGAGCTTCGCGACTTCCTCGAGCCCTTCGGGCTCACCCCACCGCAGTACGAGATCCTGCGCATCCTGCAGAGCAGTGCGCCTGAACCCCTGAGCACCCTGCAGATCCGCGAGCGCGCGGTCGATCCCGCGTCGGATGCCTCGCGCCTCGTGGATCGCCTGGTGAACAAGGGACTGGTGGAGAAGGCGCCCTGCTGCGGCGACCGCCGGCTGGTCGACGTGACGATCACGCCGGCGGGCGCCACACTGCTCGAGCGGATCGGGGCCGAGCGGGAGCGTCTCGACGCCCCCCTGCGATCGCTCGACGACTCCGAAACGGAACGGCTCGCCCGGCTCCTCCGGAGTCTCCTGGACCGCGCGGGCGTGCAGGTGCCCGAGACCTCGGGCTAG